CCTCCCCTTTAGCTGCAGTGATCGTATTGATACTCCTCAAAGAATTATACACCGTATCTAAGCGGTAAATCAGGGAGCTGTGCTGTAACCTGACAATGGCATCAAATTCAAACAGCTGTGCAGTTCCCTTATTGGGCAGTTTGTGACCTTACCTCTGTTAGGTGTGGCTGGCATATCTGTAAggtgtttattttataaatagtCAGGTAAGGGACAATAAGAGAGAAATGCAACGGTTTATTAATTTAAATCAATATTATTACcaaaggcatgtgcctagggcagcaggtttATTAAAGGGGGCCTTGTGGGATGCGGTAATCCACTCCTACCTGATTGGCACACACAATGATGAAGGATTGGAAACAAAatgggatgtaccaaatccagggtatgattcgggattcagccaaatgcGTCAGGAATCAGATTTATCCAAATTCAAGTGTCTAAATGAACCCAAAGAAAATGGGAAAATTTGTTGCACaaataatattgtaatttttgccACATGGAacacatgcacttttttttttaccctaatgctaatttgcataaattTAAATAAGGGTTCAGATTAAGtttgggattcagtgcatccctggaaACAACCCTCTGTTAGAAGCTGATAACAAGGAATACTCTCTTCCAAGTCTAAAGTACGCATCATGCTTCCTTCACAGCTTATAGGGCAATTCAATTTCATTAGCAGAActataataactggaaaaaaacctcacagaaatgtgttcaaactttcataacctgcgaaATTTCGTAagatgaacatggtaattaggtggtgtgccataaaaatgggagtggtcaaaattTGTTGCCGCGCACcaactctttttgtccctctttttttcaaaatgttgggaggtgtgcaatATATCATGGGAGAGCAGTTTGCAGCATTTGAACAGGAAAATAAGATTTATTCCCTGGCCGACCAGCAGATGTCAGCAAATTACagaatagtagggatgcaccaaatccaggattcggttgggattcagcctttttcagcagcatccggacgaatccttctgcctggctgaaccggggagggaaatctaaaacaaggaagtaaaaatatattttttttcggtattcggtcgaatctttcacaaaggattcgagggtttggccgaatccaaaatagtggcttcaGTTCATCCCTAcagaatagattaaaaaaaaacctgttacaAATTTTAGATTTGGTGTAAAAATAGGGGGAGCATAGAAGGCCCTGAGATATTGGGTGACAGGTGGAGATCATTTATTACAATATCAGTTGTCTTTTTCTCTCCACTGAAGaaatttaaagaggtggttcacctttaagtcaacttttagtaagttatagaatggctaattctaagcagctttttgaTTGGTCTtacttcttttttatagtttttgaattatttgccatctcctgactctttccggttttcaaacGGGTCATTGAcgacaactaaaaaacaaatgccctgtaaggctacaaatgtattgttattgcttctttttattactgatccttctattcagatcctctcctattcatattccagtctcttattcaaaccaatgcatggttgctaggggaatttggaccctatcaactggattactgaaattgcaaactggagagctgctgaataaaaagctaaattactccaaaaccacaaataataaaaaattgcaaaattgtctcacaatataacTCTACGTCGtagtaaaagtttatttaatagTGAAGGGGAAAGAGAGTGAATTGTACTTGCTGCCAAAATATTTTCAAGAGACAACCCTACAGTCCAGGCAACAGGGGGACATCTTGGAATTGTGCCAACCATGACAGGTAAACACATTTAACTGGTTTTACTGGTTTTAATAGAACTCCCAGTAGAACACAAAACCTTGTTATGGAAAGCAACCATGATCCATATTAGTCTATAACAGTGGTGCCCAAACTGTAGGACTGGCTCTTCACAATGGGGTTCCCAGTCATCTCTGTGTCCCCTAGAGACTAAGTACCAGCTAGAGTGAAGTTTGCTGGTACTGGGAAGACATTTCAGGTCAACATTTCATTGGTGCCCACGATATTCTTGGAACTAAATTGAGGCCTAAACCAAAAAAGCTTTCAAAAATAAACCTTCAGTGGCCCATCAAACAAACATTATCCTCTAAACGTCACTGAGTTGATCCTTCAGAAGGAATGTTTTGAAAGGAAATGCCTCAAAATCCCAAGTATAAAGCTCAATAATTTGTTCAATATGTTCTATGGTCACTTGTTTGAGTAAATTCTCATTCAGCCACTTGTAGGCCCACTTGGATCCATTGTCCGTTAACACTGGTGCCAACACACTTTCAGGGAGACCCATTCTCTTTATGAGGTGAAGAACCTCTGCATTAAAAAAGTCATACTTTATGATGTAGTCGTATCTAATGAAACACGGATGGCACAGAAACACAATAGGAGTCCAAGAGCCGTCACCATCTTCAGGTTCATCGGTGAGGCCATCTTCAAGAAACTTGTCAAAAGTGTCTTCTCCAGCAAAGTTCTGTAAGTAAGAGGAGACAAGCCTCTCAAATGGGTCTCTGATGAAAAGGACCTTGGTGTAGGATCGGAAAACCTTCTCAAGCGTTGTTAAATTGTAAGCACTCAATTGGTTGGATGGTGTGTCTCTTGGACCATCATGGACAACTGGGCTCTGTATTGTTACATCTGTCCTTTCCTCTATTTGCTTTAGCAGTTCCTCCCAGAGGTCACTCCCTGTAGATGTTGGCTTACAGTACAACATCTGGAGTTTTTGGTTCACTCCCATGGTAGAGAGGAGATCCTCCGCGACTTCTGTTGTTTGTAGGGTGCTCAGATCTGGATGCTCGAGGCAGAAATCTTGCAGAGTCTTCTTCCTCAGTTGTTGAACATGGAGGAAAGTGTCTATGGTGATTGATAGTGAGGGTGACATGGCTTGAGGTTGTGCTGGAAAGAGAAAAGGAGAACTAGAATGACTGGCAACCGACCTACTGGATGGCACAGGACACTGCAATCAAaggcgtaactagatgtttctGAGACCCACATCAAATTAAATTTGGTAAGTTGACCTACTGtaccaatatatgtatatataaaagttgGTCATTAATATCAGTCGTTCTGGATCCATTACAGTCCTGGGCCCCATGCAAccgctttctctgtagttacacccctgactgcTATTTATAGTAACAACATGGCAGCTTCCCAGTCAAACAATAGAGAACCACATATCTGTCTATTACAgttctgtccaacttctgtggtactgagggctggAATTGTTCTGGTCTAcctggtggagggctgataatggaagccagtgtttacCAACCACCATTTTAAAACACACCCATATATCACAAAAAATGTTAAGACTATactcacattaatggtggtagcacacaaaaaaaacaaaatgcttggtgcagggatatcacttgtcactcatactgtatgtgaaaaatCTATTAAATTAAATCCATGTGCCTCCTCCCCTgcggataacacagcaacccccagtgAATGATTAAACAGCTTGGGGATCCCATAACaagtattttcaaattctaacAACCCCCtaccaggcagagtatggcacactcagacggcataggacaggcagagtatggcacacacaggtagggtagggcaggcagagtatggcacacacaggtagggtagggcaggcagagtatggcacacacagggagcataggacaggcagagtatggcacacacaggtagggtaggacaggcagagtatggcacacacaggtagggtagggcaggcagagtgtggcacacacagggagcataggacaggcagagtatggcacacacaggtagggcaggtgcaggcagagtatggcacacacagggagcataggacaggcagagtatggcacacacaggtagggtaggacaggcagagtatggcacacacaggtagggtagggcaggcagagtatggcacacacagggagcatagggcaggcagagtatggcacacacagggagcataggacaggcagagtatggcacacacaggtagggtagggcaGGCATAGGCAGAACAGGGTAGGAgacaggaccactctaagatgaacggTAAATAATGTACTATGAACAGACACAATGCCAGTGCTTCTCTTACAGTCTGTGAACAGTGTGGGTACTGACAGTCTCAGGGTCTTAGATATGTGAACAATGCAGTTCCTTACaattgtgaacaatgcagggcttTTACAGCCTGGatctgaggtgtaaacaatgcaggggccagttgatCTCATTTCCGATACCTTCTGAAGCACAAAGTAAGTGAGTAAGTAATCAAAGCAACCAGACTTCAATGGAGggtcacacaaggggggggggggcagatgcagccaattggacagcactggtctattttattgagttttacatGGCAGCTTACAGTGCagatcacatacagtacataatactATACATACCCTATATGGAGAATAGTGGATATGTTGCAAGCAAACAATACACAGTAGGAAGGAAGATACTGTACCTTTATCCCTACAGCAGTACCTGAGCTTCCATCCCCTTTCATATCTGTCCTAGGAGTTACTCACAGCCCGGGAACACATAAGGTTAATCATTGCAAGGAAACAAAGTGATAGCAAAGTTGTATGGCCGTGTatcaggcaggcccggactggcaatctgtgggttctggaaaatgccagaggggctactgtaagttgccatagaaacaaGCGGCACAATTAAACTTATCCCaacacaattatatttatatatatatatatatttatctacaaCCACTTGTAGCATGGCTACTGGAAGTCCAACTCAGCAACATGGTGATTCTGGGAGTCCAGCTCAGCTGAGAGGAGAGTGCTGGGAGTCAGCTAAGGGTGTGTGTGCTGGAGGATGCTAGAAGCACGTGCCAAGCCAATGAGTCACATGACAAAGAAGGCAGTTGCGGAATGCACCATTATCCTATAAAGTGAGTGTGCAGCACAGGTCAGGTCAGGCTGTAGGCAGAGCAGCCAGGGGACAGAATGCACCGCCTGTTCTTTCCTACTGTACAGGAACCCCAAGCCTCCTCATTCATATCCAATAAACACACGTGCACTGCTTCtcactagtgatgagtaaatctgtcTTGTtatgcttcgctgaaaaattcacaaaactgccaaAAAACCTTTTTGTCGTGAATATTTTGTCGCGCATCACTTTTGTAGCAAACAACATTAGTGTCTAGAGTCTTTGGGCCTTTTTTTTCTTatcaccttgtttctgctttggggccaccaataaaaattgggaaggcaaaatcacataTTTCACTTAGTGTATCgctacacacacatgccctacattttTACAGAACCTTctatccactaggctacaactcatagcaatagaaaaaaaaagcctcccatgttgccaatttcttaaaaacatcccTGTGATGTATGCGGCCATTACCTCTGGTCGACTGTACTAACTGGGTACTTTGTatgccacattaaaatgaataaatggtATATTCACTGTATGTCCTTATATTAACAGTGGGAcggctcagatccctttggttgagaggggaaggataaaatgatgtaTGTGTTTGTCACGTGCAGCTTTTTTGTTTTTGCGCAAAGTAAAACAAGCGTGGTGGGGAATTTTTGAGGCAATTTTGTGAAAATTTTCCTGCAAAGCGCAGAAGTTTGCTACAAATCAAAACGACTTCTCACACACATACAAGGCTGATCATATTTGATCTACAACTCCCACCATTACCTGAGAGTCCTGAACTTTCCCTACAATCTCCCGCTCAGCTTTGGGTTGGGTTAGGGCTCACTGGGGAAATGGTCCCCTAGGTCCACCCTGGGTGCAGGTAACTGGGGGGCAGAGCCCAGCAAGACTTGCACCCACCAGAATTTTTTCTAGTTTGGGCAACAcaatataaagagaaaataaaatctgaaattgggagtggtttttttttccgCCCAGGTTCAGGACTTTTGGGCATTCCTGGAAACTAGAGGGATTCAGCCCAACACAGCTCACTAATGCACCTGCAGTTAGGGGTCCCCTATAGATTTCATACTTTCTGTTACCCCAGGATACAAAACTCTTCCTCCATTCAGTCAAAATAATAACATCCATGAATAAGCAAATTGCCCCATTACTGTTAGCGGGGGGAAAATCAGTACCTGTTTGCTGGGACAAGAGGTGGCTGAGCATCCAAATCCACAGGCAAAGGAATATGATTCCAACCAGGGACACCCGCAAGGCAAACCTCATTCTCATCGCTACAGCCTGCAGCATGACTAGTTCCCTGCACTGGTGACCCTGCTGAACTGGTGCCCACTGGAAAGAACAGAGATAAGGGTTAAAGTTCTGTTTGTTCACTGGGACTTTCTAAATgattaatctgagcccagagctttgCTTGTTCCAAACACCTACACGTCTGGGAGGAGGTGGGAAAGGGGCGTAGAGAACtattttattccattatttttGCTCTCATTAATTTTCTCTCCAGTGTCACATTCATATGgaaacataaatataatcattGCTGTATAATTTATTTCCTCCTGCCAGTCAGCATGTGCTACACTGTGTCTGCCACTAGATGGGGCTGTTAGGTCACAGTACATTTTGCAGCAGAAACCTGTATTGAGTGGAGTATACAGACTGCTGCTAGTACCTACAATAGTTCTGTAATGACAGTCAGTTGCAGTTTAAAAGGTACAAAAGTACATTTTAGAACTAATGATGGTTCTATAGTctctacactgctggttctgactgctgcTGCTCAATATAGCAGAATCCATTTGACAGATGTGTAGGAAACCTGATTTTTTaaacaggagtcagaaccaaagaGCCAGAAAGGAGAGACAGgcactgcaattacatttaaactaaacgtaaaaaaaaaaggcactgaGAATGTGCAATAAATGGATATCCAGGAGATGCTGGGACAAGAGGTGGCTGAGCATTCAAATCCAGAGGCAAAGGAATATGATTCCAACCAGGGACACCCGCAAGGCAAACCTCATTCTCATCACTACAGCCTGCAGcatgcttagaattatattttctttcatcatgCAAAAAATAGGGTTTTTTGGGTAAAGTTACCCTTTAACTTCTCGACTTCCAATTCCTCTTTCGTCTCACCTGTAATCTAATAAACTGGTTGGTATTTCAGACCAGTGTAGGTTGCTGAGTTCTACCCCGGCGAGAGGCAGATAAGCCACAGGCTATTGACACTGGCAAGGAATTTGGTAGTTGATTTaagaatatatttaaatagtTGTTCAGTAGCCAGAAATTGTTTGATGTTATTGCACTGCCAATGtttgactttatttttattgttatatgaGAGTAGACTTATTAACCCAGGAGACCGGATGTGACTGTTCCTTTTCAGTAAACTCATATGGATTCATACATGGAATTCAGTGATTTTGTTGAGCTTCTCAGATTGATTGTTACATCAGACAGTGCACGCTTATAGTTGGATCAAAGTGGAACAAAGGGGAACTTATTGATAGTCAGAGCCTTTCTAAAGTAATATGAAAAGTAGCTTAAAAAAGAGAATCCTTGGGTTACAGACTCCCTGCTCCTCTCTATGTAAGCTGTAGGTTCCATTAGAGTCTTCTAGCCCCACCCAATGTTACAggctccctgctcctccccctgtaGGTTCCATTAGAGTCTTCTAGCcccacttaggggcaaattaaactgcgaagcggctaacgctagcgtgaatgcgccagcgtagcgcattttcgttaattcaccgattcactaacggacgctggcgtaaattcgctagtgttacttcacacccttacgcctggtgaatttgcgcaacggacgtaactacgcaaattcactaaagtgcacatttttctgaacgctgccttttacgccagacttccttcgccacctcagaccaggcgaagtgcaatagagtagatagggattgcttcaaaaaaagttaaaaaaaattctaagtcccaaaaaacgctggcgttttttcattttttatgggtgatgggctgaaaaagatcaacattttttttggggctaccctcctttccccctacatttcctaactcatggcaccttaactatacagtgggcacatgtgtagggcaaaataaaaattttatttgctgttttgaaggtttaccaggcttgtgtagtgatgctacatataccggtacctccattgtaacttgaatttggcgccgtatgcaaattaagcatcgctagcgtaactttgttttgcttggcgaattaacgctagtgcaaccttacgcttcccctgagcgcaacttcggattttagtgaatttgcatagcgctggcgaaaatatgcctggcgaagcgcggcgaagcggacgctggcgcaacaacgaatcttagtgaatgtcccacttaatGTTTGAGTTACAggctccctgctcctccccctgtaGATTCCATTAGAGTCTTCTAGCCCCACTTAATGTTTGAGTTACAGACTCTCTTCCCCTACCCTGTAAGTGTCCATTAGAGTcttctagtcccacccattgTTTGATTTACTGGCTCTCTGCTcctcccctgtaagcttccattagagttttctagtcccactagaggtctctgaggaagtgcagtgacacaaaacgcgtcagacctcatggcacTGGGTTTGCAGTGTATCAAGATGTTTGAATAAAGTGTTTTACTTACAATTTGAGAACTAGTGATTCCTTTGAAGTGGACTCCAAGAGTGCGCCGTCTAAGTGGTGTGTGCAGCGATAACGTTCTCCTtagtgacggactcagggcggcagcACCTGGTTCACAGCGAAGTCCGGGTAAGATTCTCTATGAGATACATTTATATCCTGTGTGTTTTGGGAGTTGGAACCGCTCCAGTATACTAGAGATAGGTCCGGGGCTGGATGCACCCGGGCCATAAAGTTAGAACGGTGAGCGCAAGCATGAAATTGCATGTTAATTGAATAAGTATTGGAACAAGTTACTACGGACTCGAGATTGAGAATAGGAACCCCTGGTGTAACGCTGGATACGTGTATATATTTTCTAGCCCCACCAACCCACCCCACTGTGGAGAGCTGTCAGGAGTGGAATGCATAAACCTGTCTTCCTTACCTTGTAGGCttttcagacagatattggtGTACtgggaaggccccatacacaagCCACTAAGCCTCCTGCTCTTGGTTGGTGTTGTTTTGATGGTACAGGTATCGCTCACTGTACAGGTACT
The genomic region above belongs to Xenopus laevis strain J_2021 chromosome 5L, Xenopus_laevis_v10.1, whole genome shotgun sequence and contains:
- the LOC108716305 gene encoding carbohydrate sulfotransferase 11-like; protein product: MLQAVAMRMRFALRVSLVGIIFLCLWIWMLSHLLSQQTAQPQAMSPSLSITIDTFLHVQQLRKKTLQDFCLEHPDLSTLQTTEVAEDLLSTMGVNQKLQMLYCKPTSTGSDLWEELLKQIEERTDVTIQSPVVHDGPRDTPSNQLSAYNLTTLEKVFRSYTKVLFIRDPFERLVSSYLQNFAGEDTFDKFLEDGLTDEPEDGDGSWTPIVFLCHPCFIRYDYIIKYDFFNAEVLHLIKRMGLPESVLAPVLTDNGSKWAYKWLNENLLKQVTIEHIEQIIELYTWDFEAFPFKTFLLKDQLSDV